A single genomic interval of Pyrus communis chromosome 7, drPyrComm1.1, whole genome shotgun sequence harbors:
- the LOC137739528 gene encoding protein ABCI7, chloroplastic — translation MAAISFTTHIQRPPVPLFSTPKTPKTKLRVSTQASPTSQLAFSDPFVLQLAEALEDSLPSYTSSPLPLQNLRDSSSEALLSTPWPSRKDEPFRFTDTSFIKNSQIQPISHPPTFSSILEDTQIPNLVIVDGFVVSFSNLRELPDGVYVGSLQQLSEQTVMERVSEIVSSSCPGDLFWSINGIGAPDVTVIYVPSGCRVEAPVYLRYFANEGSDEGSNKLPLANPRVLVLVEKGGEIGIIEEFLGGDGNKCYWTNSVFEVVVGEGGKVTHSYVQNQSLNAAHIKWTWVHQESASTYELVEVSTGGKLSRHNLHVQQLGPDTVTELSTLQLSVGDQTHDLHSSVVLDHPRGYSRQLHKCIVSHSLGQAVFDGNIRVNRYAQQTDGGQLTRSLLLAPRATVNVKPNLQIIADDVKCSHGCAISDLEESQLFYFQARGIDVEAARKALLFSFGAEVIERLPYNWMKGNVENRIRELLDPTTNTGSA, via the exons ATGGCGGCCATATCATTCACAACCCACATTCAAAGACCTCCGGTACCTTTATTTTCTACACCCAAAACCCCTAAAACAAAACTCAGAGTCTCAACTCAAGCTTCTCCAACTTCACAACTCGCCTTTTCAGACCCCTTTGTTCTACAACTAGCTGAAGCTCTTGAAGATTCACTACCTTCTTATACTTCATCTCCTTTACCTTTACAAAATCTCAGAGACTCTTCCTCTGAGGCCCTCCTCTCAACCCCATGGCCGTCTCGCAAAGATGAGCCCTTTCGCTTCACTGACACCTCCTTCATCAAGAACTCCCAAATCCAACCAATCTCTCACCCTCCGACCTTTTCAAGCATTTTGGAAGATACACAAATTCCAAATCTGGTTATAGTTGATGGGTTTGTCGTAAGTTTCTCAAATTTGAGAGAATTGCCGGATGGGGTTTATGTGGGTAGCCTTCAGCAGCTGTCAGAACAGACCGTTATGGAAAGGGTGTCTGAGATTGTGTCTAGTAGTTGTCCAGGAGACTTATTTTGGTCTATTAATGGAATCGGGGCTCCAGATGTAACTGTGATTTATGTACCTTCTGGGTGCCGTGTAGAGGCTCCAGTTTATCTGCGGTACTTTGCAAACGAGGGCAGTGATGAGGGGTCAAATAAACTGCCGTTAGCGAATCCAAGGGTGCTTGTGTTGGTGGAGAAGGGAGGGGAGATTGGTATAATTGAGGAGTTCTTGGGTGGGGATGGCAACAAGTGTTATTGGACAAATTCTGTTTTTGAGGTAGTGGTTGGAGAAGGAGGAAAAGTTACGCATTCCTATGTTCAGAATCAATCTCTGAATGCTGCCCATATAAAGTGGACTTGGGTCCATCAG GAATCAGCTAGTACATATGAGCTTGTGGAGGTTAGTACTGGTGGAAAATTGAGCAGGCATAATCTCCATGTTCAACAACTGGGACCAGACACAGTCACCGAGTTATCAACACTGCAATTGTCTGTCGGTGATCAAACACACGATCTGCATAGTAGTGTAGTCCTGGACCATCCACGGGGTTATTCCAGACAACTTCACAAATGCATCGTGTCTCATTCTCTAGGCCAAGCTGTTTTTGATGGGAACATAAGGGTTAACAG ATATGCTCAGCAAACAGATGGTGGGCAGCTGACAAGAAGTCTTCTACTTGCACCTCGTGCAACTGTAAATGTCAAACCGAATCTTCAAATTATTGCTGACGATGTCAAGTGTTCCCATGGATGTGCAATCAGCGACCTAGAAGAAAGCCAGCTCTTCTATTTCCAGGCACGTGGCATCGATGTAGAGGCAGCGAGAAAGGCTCTCCTCTTTTCCTTTGGTGCAGAGGTGATTGAGAGATTACCTTATAATTGGATGAAAGGGAACGTGGAAAATCGAATTAGAGAATTGTTGGATCCTACTACTAATACAGGATCCGCATAA